Proteins from one Bacteroides zhangwenhongii genomic window:
- the cysN gene encoding sulfate adenylyltransferase subunit CysN: MADNKLDIKAFLDKDEQKDLLRLLTAGSVDDGKSTLIGRLLFDSKKLYEDQLDALERDSKRVGNAGEHIDYALLLDGLKAEREQGITIDVAYRYFSTNGRKFIIADTPGHEQYTRNMITGGSTANLAIILVDARMGVITQTRRHTFLVSLLGIKHVVLAVNKMDLVDFSEERFNEIVAEYKKFVAPLGIPDVNCIPLSALDGDNVVDKSERTPWYKGISLLDFLETVHIDNDHNLSDFRFPVQYVLRPNLDFRGFCGKVASGIVRKGDTVMALPSGKTSKVKSIVTYDGELDYAFPPQSVTLTLEDEIDVSRGEMLVHPDNLPIIDRNFEAMMVWMDEEPMDINKSFFIKQTTNLSRTRIDAIKYKVDVNTMEHLSVDNGQLTADSLPLQLNQIARVVLTTAKELFFDPYKKNKSCGSFILIDPITNNTSAVGMIIDRVEVKDMSNTDDIPVLDLPKLGIAPEHYEAVEKAAKELERQGFAVKIIK, encoded by the coding sequence ATGGCAGATAATAAATTAGATATAAAGGCTTTTCTGGATAAAGATGAGCAGAAAGACTTGCTGAGACTGTTGACCGCCGGTTCGGTTGATGATGGGAAATCAACGCTGATCGGACGTTTGTTGTTTGACAGTAAGAAATTGTACGAGGACCAGTTGGATGCGTTGGAGCGTGATAGCAAACGTGTGGGAAATGCGGGTGAGCATATAGACTACGCATTGTTGCTCGATGGTTTGAAAGCCGAACGGGAACAGGGTATTACGATTGATGTGGCTTATCGTTATTTTTCTACCAACGGCCGTAAGTTTATTATTGCGGATACTCCGGGACATGAGCAGTATACTCGTAATATGATCACCGGCGGATCTACGGCTAACTTAGCGATTATTCTGGTAGACGCCCGTATGGGAGTGATTACACAGACACGCCGCCATACTTTCCTGGTATCTCTGTTGGGTATCAAGCATGTCGTACTGGCCGTAAACAAGATGGACTTGGTGGACTTCTCGGAAGAACGGTTCAACGAGATTGTTGCCGAATACAAGAAATTCGTTGCTCCGTTGGGAATTCCCGATGTGAACTGTATTCCTCTTTCCGCTTTGGATGGAGATAATGTAGTGGATAAATCGGAACGTACTCCGTGGTATAAAGGAATCTCTTTGTTGGATTTTCTGGAAACCGTTCATATCGATAATGACCATAATCTGTCTGATTTCCGTTTCCCGGTTCAATATGTACTTCGCCCGAATCTGGACTTTAGAGGTTTCTGCGGTAAGGTCGCATCCGGTATTGTCCGTAAGGGGGATACGGTGATGGCACTTCCTTCGGGAAAAACGTCTAAGGTAAAAAGTATCGTAACTTATGACGGGGAGTTGGATTATGCGTTTCCACCGCAATCTGTTACATTGACTTTGGAAGATGAGATTGATGTGTCTCGTGGTGAAATGCTGGTACATCCGGATAACTTGCCTATTATCGACCGTAATTTTGAGGCAATGATGGTGTGGATGGACGAGGAACCGATGGATATCAATAAATCTTTCTTTATCAAGCAAACGACTAATCTGAGCCGCACCCGTATTGATGCGATTAAATATAAGGTGGATGTAAACACAATGGAACACCTTTCTGTTGATAATGGACAATTGACGGCAGATAGTTTGCCATTGCAACTCAATCAGATTGCACGTGTGGTGCTGACTACTGCCAAAGAACTTTTCTTTGATCCGTATAAGAAGAATAAGTCATGCGGTTCATTTATCTTGATTGATCCTATTACAAATAATACTTCGGCTGTCGGTATGATTATCGATCGGGTTGAGGTGAAGGATATGAGCAATACGGATGATATTCCTGTTTTGGACTTACCGAAGTTGGGAATTGCTCCGGAACATTATGAAGCTGTAGAAAAAGCAGCAAAGGAATTGGAACGTCAGGGTTTTGCTGTGAAAATAATAAAGTAA
- a CDS encoding SDR family oxidoreductase, whose translation MEAKIVFITGASSGIGEGCARKFAKEGWNLILNARTVSKLEELKAELEKMYGVRVYILPFDVRDRKQAAAALESLPEEWKAIDVLVNNAGLVIGVDKEFEGSLDEWDIMIDTNIRGLLAMTRMVVPGMVERGRGHVINIGSIAGDAAYPGGSVYCATKAAVKALSDGLRIDLVDTPLRVTNIKPGMVETNFTVVRYRGDKEAADNFYKGIRPLTGDDIAETVYFAASAPEHIQIAEVLLMPTYQATGTISYKKKTE comes from the coding sequence ATGGAAGCTAAAATTGTTTTTATTACCGGTGCCAGTAGCGGAATTGGTGAAGGTTGTGCCCGTAAGTTTGCAAAAGAGGGATGGAACTTGATTCTGAATGCACGCACCGTGTCGAAGTTGGAGGAACTGAAGGCTGAATTGGAAAAGATGTATGGTGTGCGGGTATATATACTTCCTTTTGATGTACGTGACCGGAAGCAGGCTGCCGCAGCTTTGGAATCTTTGCCCGAAGAATGGAAAGCGATTGATGTGCTGGTCAACAATGCCGGACTGGTGATTGGCGTGGATAAGGAGTTTGAGGGGAGTCTGGATGAGTGGGACATCATGATCGATACGAATATAAGAGGGTTGCTGGCTATGACACGCATGGTAGTACCCGGTATGGTGGAACGCGGACGCGGACATGTTATCAATATCGGTTCTATTGCCGGTGATGCCGCTTATCCCGGAGGAAGCGTGTATTGTGCGACTAAAGCTGCTGTAAAAGCTCTGTCGGACGGTTTGCGGATTGATTTGGTGGATACACCATTGAGAGTAACGAATATTAAGCCGGGTATGGTGGAAACAAATTTTACGGTAGTACGTTATCGTGGAGATAAAGAGGCTGCTGATAATTTTTACAAAGGGATTCGTCCGTTGACGGGAGATGATATTGCCGAGACTGTCTATTTTGCCGCATCGGCTCCCGAGCATATTCAGATTGCGGAGGTACTTTTAATGCCTACTTATCAGGCTACGGGTACTATTTCGTACAAGAAAAAGACGGAATAG
- the cysD gene encoding sulfate adenylyltransferase subunit CysD: protein MEEYKLSHLKELEAESIHIIREVAAEFENPVMLYSIGKDSSVMVRLAEKAFYPGKVPFPLMHIDSKWKFKEMIQFRDEYAKKYGWNLIVESNMEAFNAGVGPFTHGSKVHTDLMKTQALLRALDKYKFDAAFGGARRDEEKSRAKERIFSFRDKFHQWDPKNQRPELWDIYNARVHKGESIRVFPLSNWTELDIWQYIRLENIPIVPLYYAKERPVVQMDGNLIMADDDRLPEKYRDQIEMKMVRFRTLGCWPLTGAVESGASTIEEIVEEMMTTTKSERTTRVIDFDQDASMEQKKREGYF from the coding sequence ATGGAAGAATATAAATTAAGCCACTTGAAAGAGCTCGAAGCAGAGTCTATTCATATCATCCGCGAGGTGGCGGCGGAATTTGAGAATCCGGTGATGCTTTACAGTATCGGAAAGGATTCTTCGGTGATGGTGCGTTTGGCGGAAAAAGCGTTTTATCCGGGTAAAGTACCATTCCCTTTGATGCATATCGATTCGAAATGGAAGTTCAAGGAGATGATTCAGTTCCGTGACGAATATGCTAAGAAATATGGATGGAATCTGATTGTAGAAAGTAATATGGAAGCTTTCAATGCAGGGGTGGGACCTTTTACGCATGGAAGCAAAGTGCACACTGACCTGATGAAGACACAGGCATTGCTTCGTGCTCTGGATAAGTATAAGTTTGATGCAGCGTTCGGGGGAGCCCGTCGTGATGAAGAGAAATCACGTGCGAAAGAACGTATTTTCTCTTTCCGGGATAAGTTCCATCAGTGGGATCCGAAAAACCAGCGCCCTGAATTGTGGGATATTTATAATGCCCGTGTACACAAGGGGGAAAGTATTCGCGTATTCCCGTTGAGTAACTGGACAGAGTTGGATATCTGGCAGTATATTCGGCTGGAGAATATTCCGATTGTCCCGTTGTATTATGCAAAGGAACGTCCGGTAGTACAAATGGATGGTAATCTGATTATGGCGGATGACGACCGCTTGCCGGAAAAATACCGTGATCAGATTGAAATGAAGATGGTCCGTTTCCGTACGCTGGGTTGTTGGCCATTGACGGGTGCTGTAGAAAGCGGAGCTTCAACAATTGAGGAGATTGTGGAAGAAATGATGACTACTACTAAGAGTGAGCGGACAACTCGCGTGATTGACTTCGACCAGGATGCGAGTATGGAGCAGAAGAAACGTGAAGGATACTTTTAA
- the rfbC gene encoding dTDP-4-dehydrorhamnose 3,5-epimerase: MEVIKTNIEGVVIIEPRLFKDDRGYFFESFSQREFDEKVRPIKFVQDNESMSSYGVMRGLHFQTMPYSQSKLVRCVKGAVLDVAVDIRKGSPTYGQHVAVELTGENHRQFFIPRGFAHGFAVLSEIAVFQYKCDNFYAPQHDGGISILDESLGICWRIPTGKAILSEKDTKHPLLKDFESPFLYGEDLYK; this comes from the coding sequence ATGGAAGTTATTAAGACAAATATTGAAGGGGTGGTGATCATTGAACCGCGTCTTTTTAAGGATGACAGGGGGTATTTCTTCGAATCGTTTTCGCAAAGGGAGTTTGATGAAAAGGTACGTCCTATTAAGTTTGTACAGGATAATGAAAGTATGTCCTCGTATGGAGTGATGAGGGGGCTGCATTTTCAAACTATGCCTTACAGCCAAAGTAAGTTGGTACGTTGCGTAAAGGGTGCAGTGCTGGATGTGGCTGTTGATATCCGCAAGGGTTCGCCTACCTATGGTCAGCATGTAGCGGTAGAGTTGACAGGGGAAAATCATCGTCAATTCTTTATTCCTCGTGGTTTTGCTCATGGTTTTGCTGTATTGAGTGAAATTGCAGTGTTTCAATATAAATGTGATAACTTTTATGCTCCACAGCATGATGGAGGCATCAGCATATTAGATGAATCACTTGGTATTTGTTGGAGAATTCCTACAGGCAAGGCTATCTTAAGTGAGAAGGACACTAAGCATCCACTATTGAAAGATTTTGAATCTCCATTTCTGTATGGAGAGGATTTATATAAATAG
- the cysQ gene encoding 3'(2'),5'-bisphosphate nucleotidase CysQ yields the protein MEQKYVMAAIDAALKASEEILSIYEDPASDFEIERKADNSPLTIADRKAHEAIVAVLSKTPFPILSEEGKHLDYEVRRKWDTLWIVDPLDGTKEFIKRNGEFTVNIALVQDSVPVIGVIYVPVKRILYFAVEGVGAYKCSGLVGLEDDTVTLKQMIEDSERLPLDDPRDHFIVVASRSHLSPETEEYIADLRKKKRGGIELISRGSSMKICLVAEGEADVYPRFAPTMEWDTAAGHAIARAAGMEVYQAGKDEPLRYNKEDLLNPWFIVEPKREH from the coding sequence ATGGAACAAAAATATGTAATGGCTGCTATTGATGCGGCATTGAAAGCAAGTGAAGAAATACTGTCTATTTATGAGGATCCGGCATCGGATTTTGAAATAGAAAGAAAGGCTGATAATTCTCCACTGACAATAGCGGACAGAAAAGCACATGAGGCAATTGTTGCCGTTTTGAGCAAGACTCCTTTCCCGATCCTTAGTGAAGAAGGGAAACATCTGGATTATGAGGTCCGCCGTAAATGGGATACTTTATGGATTGTGGATCCTTTGGATGGTACAAAGGAATTTATCAAGCGTAATGGGGAATTTACAGTGAATATTGCTTTGGTGCAGGACTCAGTGCCTGTGATAGGGGTTATTTATGTGCCTGTAAAGAGAATACTCTATTTTGCGGTTGAGGGTGTGGGAGCATATAAGTGTTCCGGTCTTGTCGGTCTGGAAGATGATACGGTGACATTGAAACAGATGATCGAAGATTCGGAACGATTGCCTTTGGATGATCCTCGTGATCATTTCATAGTCGTTGCTTCCCGTTCGCACCTGTCGCCTGAAACGGAAGAATATATTGCAGACCTGAGGAAGAAGAAACGCGGTGGCATTGAGTTGATATCGCGTGGAAGTTCCATGAAGATCTGTCTGGTGGCGGAAGGAGAGGCTGACGTGTATCCGCGCTTTGCTCCGACTATGGAGTGGGATACGGCTGCCGGACATGCGATTGCACGTGCTGCCGGAATGGAAGTGTATCAAGCCGGAAAGGATGAGCCGTTACGATATAATAAGGAGGACTTATTGAATCCTTGGTTTATTGTTGAGCCCAAGAGAGAACACTAA
- the rfbB gene encoding dTDP-glucose 4,6-dehydratase, with protein sequence MSKRNIIITGGAGFIGSHVVRLFVNKYPDYHIINLDKLTYAGNLANLKDVENRPNYTFVKADICDFEMMLKIFKQYHVDGVIHLAAESHVDRSIRDPFTFARTNVLGTLSLLQAARLTWEYLPEGYEGKRFYHISTDEVYGALELTHPEGKSSEISAHEVYGDEFFKETTKYNPHSPYSASKAGSDHFVRAFHDTYGMPTIVTNCSNNYGPYQFPEKLIPLFINNIRHRKPLPVYGKGENVRDWLYVVDHARAIDVIFHNGKIADTYNIGGFNEWKNIDIIHVIIKTVDRLLGNPEGYSEGLITYVMDRMGHDLRYAIDSTKLKNELGWEPSLQFEEGIEKTVQWYLDNQEWMDNITSGAYESYYEDMYKNR encoded by the coding sequence ATGAGTAAAAGAAATATTATCATTACCGGTGGTGCCGGATTTATAGGCAGCCATGTGGTGCGTTTGTTTGTGAACAAGTATCCCGATTATCATATTATCAATCTGGACAAGTTGACTTATGCGGGAAATTTGGCTAACTTAAAAGATGTAGAGAATAGACCAAACTACACTTTTGTGAAAGCGGATATTTGTGACTTTGAGATGATGCTGAAGATTTTCAAACAGTATCATGTAGATGGGGTCATTCATTTAGCTGCCGAAAGTCACGTGGATCGTAGTATCAGAGATCCGTTTACTTTCGCTCGTACTAATGTTCTTGGAACTCTCTCTTTATTACAAGCTGCCAGGTTAACTTGGGAGTATCTTCCGGAAGGCTATGAGGGTAAGCGTTTCTATCATATTTCAACAGATGAGGTGTACGGAGCCTTGGAACTAACGCATCCGGAAGGAAAGTCATCAGAAATATCAGCACACGAAGTATATGGCGATGAGTTTTTCAAAGAGACAACAAAGTATAATCCACACTCACCCTATTCGGCTTCGAAAGCAGGTAGCGACCACTTTGTACGCGCTTTTCACGATACTTATGGTATGCCGACTATCGTGACTAACTGTTCGAACAACTATGGACCTTATCAGTTTCCCGAAAAGCTAATTCCATTGTTTATTAACAATATCCGTCATCGCAAACCGTTACCGGTATATGGTAAGGGAGAGAATGTGCGTGACTGGCTCTATGTGGTAGATCATGCAAGGGCTATAGACGTGATTTTCCATAATGGTAAGATTGCGGATACATATAACATCGGTGGCTTTAACGAGTGGAAGAACATAGACATTATTCATGTGATTATTAAGACTGTGGACCGATTGCTGGGTAATCCTGAAGGGTATAGCGAGGGATTGATTACTTATGTAATGGACCGTATGGGACACGACTTACGCTATGCCATTGACTCTACGAAACTGAAGAATGAATTGGGTTGGGAGCCTAGTCTGCAGTTTGAAGAGGGGATTGAGAAAACAGTGCAGTGGTATCTGGATAATCAGGAGTGGATGGATAATATCACCAGTGGTGCCTATGAGAGCTACTACGAGGATATGTATAAGAATAGATAA
- a CDS encoding SLC13 family permease, with protein MTFEIVFVLLALLGMVAALVADKMRPGMILFSVVVLFLCAGILTPKEMLEGFSNKGMITVALLFLVSEGIRQSGTLGQVIKKLLPQGKTTVFKAQLRLLPSVAFISAFLNNTPVVVIFAPIIKHWANAVKLPATKFLIPLSYVTILGGICTLIGTSTNLVVHGMILDAGFEGFSMFELGKVGIFIAIAGIIYLFVFSKRLLPDARPDTAVPDEEVEEGEKLHRVEAVLGARFPGINKKLKDFNFQRHYGAEVKEIKTRNGQRFVTNLEDIVLHEGDTLVVMADDTFIPTWGESSVFVLLTNGSDPDTAGKKKRWFALFLLVLMIVGATVGELPIVREMFPDIKLDMFFFVSITTIIMAWTNLFPARKYTKYISWDILITIACAFAISKAMVNSGVADCVAKFIIGLSDDYGPHVLLAMLFIITNLFTELITNNAAAALAFPLALSISAQMGVSPTPFFVVICMAASASFSTPIGYQTNLIVQGIGNYKFMDFVRIGLPLNIITFLISVILIPMIWNF; from the coding sequence ATGACATTTGAAATTGTATTTGTACTATTGGCCCTATTAGGAATGGTAGCTGCCTTGGTTGCAGATAAGATGCGTCCGGGTATGATACTTTTTTCAGTAGTGGTATTATTTTTGTGTGCCGGTATTCTAACTCCCAAAGAGATGCTTGAAGGCTTTAGCAACAAAGGTATGATAACCGTTGCTTTGCTATTTCTGGTGAGTGAAGGGATCCGACAGTCGGGTACGCTGGGACAGGTGATAAAGAAGCTGTTGCCTCAGGGGAAGACAACGGTGTTTAAGGCACAGCTGCGTCTTTTACCTTCGGTGGCGTTCATCTCCGCTTTCTTGAATAATACTCCTGTCGTGGTTATCTTTGCTCCTATTATCAAGCATTGGGCCAATGCGGTGAAGCTTCCTGCTACAAAATTCTTGATACCTCTTTCTTATGTCACTATTCTGGGGGGTATTTGTACGCTGATCGGTACCTCTACTAATCTGGTAGTGCATGGTATGATATTGGATGCCGGGTTCGAAGGCTTCTCGATGTTTGAACTTGGAAAGGTAGGAATCTTTATAGCCATTGCCGGTATTATTTATCTGTTTGTTTTCTCGAAGCGTCTGTTGCCGGATGCACGCCCGGATACGGCGGTACCGGATGAGGAAGTAGAGGAAGGGGAGAAGCTGCACCGGGTAGAGGCTGTATTGGGTGCGCGTTTTCCCGGTATTAATAAGAAACTGAAGGATTTTAATTTCCAACGCCATTATGGGGCGGAAGTGAAGGAGATAAAGACACGTAACGGACAACGTTTTGTTACGAATCTGGAAGATATAGTGCTTCATGAAGGAGATACTCTGGTGGTGATGGCTGATGATACGTTTATTCCGACATGGGGAGAATCTTCCGTATTCGTGCTGTTGACAAATGGAAGCGACCCTGATACTGCCGGAAAGAAAAAACGTTGGTTTGCTTTGTTTCTTTTGGTGTTGATGATTGTAGGTGCAACAGTGGGTGAACTTCCTATTGTGAGGGAAATGTTTCCGGATATCAAACTGGATATGTTCTTTTTTGTCTCTATTACTACTATTATTATGGCATGGACGAATCTGTTCCCTGCCCGCAAATATACTAAATACATTTCATGGGATATCCTGATTACGATTGCTTGTGCTTTTGCGATCAGTAAGGCGATGGTAAATTCGGGAGTGGCGGATTGCGTTGCTAAGTTCATCATTGGGTTAAGTGATGATTACGGTCCGCACGTGTTGCTCGCAATGCTATTTATTATCACAAATCTGTTTACGGAGTTGATAACCAATAATGCAGCGGCGGCTTTGGCGTTCCCTCTGGCACTGTCGATCTCGGCACAGATGGGAGTCAGCCCGACACCTTTCTTCGTGGTAATTTGTATGGCTGCATCTGCCAGTTTCTCTACACCGATTGGTTATCAGACGAATCTGATTGTGCAAGGTATCGGTAACTATAAGTTTATGGATTTTGTGCGTATCGGATTACCACTAAATATTATAACCTTCTTAATTTCTGTTATTCTGATCCCGATGATCTGGAACTTTTAA
- a CDS encoding YtxH domain-containing protein, whose translation MKGLNVLAAFLGGAAVGAALGILFAPEKGEDTRHKIAEILRKKGIKLNRNEMENLVDEIAAEMKGEIAE comes from the coding sequence ATGAAAGGATTGAATGTATTAGCAGCTTTTCTGGGTGGTGCAGCCGTAGGCGCAGCCCTTGGTATTTTATTTGCTCCTGAGAAGGGAGAAGATACTCGTCATAAAATTGCAGAGATTCTCCGTAAGAAAGGTATCAAGCTCAACCGTAATGAGATGGAAAATCTTGTTGACGAGATTGCAGCTGAGATGAAAGGAGAAATAGCAGAGTAA
- a CDS encoding SPOR domain-containing protein: MKKLVVLGMGVCLVLAFASCKSSESAYKKAYEKAKQQELAEPQVEAPVEVTPVVAAPVTTPKVADTSGVRQEKVTVVSGNEGLKDYSVVAGSFGVKANAEGLKDWLDAQGYQSTIAFNADKAMYRVIVSSFADKAAAAEARDAFKAKYPNRSDFQGAWLLYRVY, encoded by the coding sequence ATGAAAAAATTAGTCGTATTGGGAATGGGAGTATGCTTGGTGCTGGCTTTTGCATCTTGTAAATCCAGCGAAAGCGCCTATAAGAAAGCTTACGAGAAAGCAAAACAGCAGGAACTGGCGGAACCGCAGGTGGAAGCTCCGGTAGAAGTGACTCCGGTAGTGGCAGCTCCTGTGACAACACCTAAGGTGGCAGATACATCCGGCGTTCGCCAGGAAAAAGTTACAGTGGTTTCCGGCAATGAGGGATTGAAAGATTATAGTGTAGTGGCAGGTAGTTTTGGCGTTAAAGCAAATGCGGAAGGTCTGAAAGATTGGTTGGACGCACAAGGTTATCAGTCAACTATCGCATTCAATGCAGATAAGGCGATGTATCGTGTTATCGTAAGTTCATTTGCCGATAAAGCTGCAGCAGCTGAAGCCCGTGATGCTTTTAAAGCCAAGTATCCGAACCGTTCGGACTTCCAGGGAGCCTGGTTGCTGTATCGTGTTTATTGA
- a CDS encoding sulfotransferase family protein, translated as MGLLEFNKLPINTLVGADWKTFKAITAGREIDAAYKGKYRLTKAVCRLLSPLAGLQNSRYEKLLANQPLEHDPVFILGHWRSGTTFVHNVFSCDKHFGYNTTYQTVFPHLMMWGQPFFKKNMSWLMPDKRPTDNMELAVDLPQEEEFALSNMMPYTYYNFWFLPKCQQEYADKYLLFDDITDAELKVFEEVFTKLIKISLWNTHGTQFLSKNPPHTGRVKELVKMFPNAKFIYLMRNPYTVFESTRSFFTNTIQPLKLQDISNEQLEENILSIYAKLYHKYESDKQFIPEGNLMEVKFEDFEADAMGMTENIYKSLSIPGFTEARADIEKYVGGKKGYKKNKYKYDDRTIRLVEENWGFALKQWDYNL; from the coding sequence ATGGGATTACTTGAATTTAATAAACTTCCGATTAATACGCTGGTAGGTGCAGACTGGAAAACGTTTAAGGCTATCACTGCCGGTCGTGAAATAGATGCGGCTTACAAGGGAAAATACCGGTTGACAAAGGCGGTGTGCCGTTTACTCTCTCCATTAGCCGGATTGCAGAATAGCCGGTATGAAAAGCTATTGGCCAACCAGCCATTGGAACATGATCCGGTATTTATTCTGGGACATTGGAGAAGCGGAACTACTTTTGTTCATAATGTGTTCTCTTGCGACAAGCATTTTGGGTATAATACAACGTATCAGACTGTGTTTCCTCATTTGATGATGTGGGGGCAGCCTTTCTTTAAAAAGAATATGAGTTGGCTGATGCCGGATAAACGTCCGACCGACAATATGGAACTGGCTGTGGATCTTCCGCAGGAAGAGGAATTTGCATTGTCGAATATGATGCCTTATACTTATTATAATTTTTGGTTCTTGCCGAAATGTCAACAGGAATATGCAGACAAGTATCTGTTGTTTGATGATATTACAGACGCGGAGTTGAAAGTATTTGAAGAGGTATTTACGAAACTGATTAAGATTTCTTTGTGGAATACGCATGGTACTCAGTTCCTTAGCAAGAACCCTCCGCACACCGGCCGGGTGAAAGAACTGGTAAAGATGTTCCCGAACGCTAAGTTTATTTACTTGATGCGTAATCCGTATACGGTATTCGAATCTACACGCAGTTTCTTTACAAATACGATTCAACCGTTGAAGTTGCAGGATATCAGCAATGAACAATTGGAGGAAAATATCCTTTCTATCTATGCGAAACTTTATCATAAGTATGAATCGGACAAACAGTTTATCCCCGAAGGTAATCTGATGGAGGTGAAGTTTGAAGACTTTGAAGCAGATGCGATGGGAATGACAGAGAATATTTATAAGTCACTTTCTATTCCGGGATTCACGGAAGCGCGTGCTGACATAGAAAAGTATGTGGGCGGTAAGAAAGGATATAAAAAGAACAAGTATAAATATGATGATCGCACAATTCGTCTGGTTGAAGAGAATTGGGGATTTGCTTTAAAACAATGGGATTATAATTTATAA
- a CDS encoding nucleotidyltransferase family protein gives MLTTVEYLSLLREYMRKNAAEYGISRMGILGSVARGEQHEGSDVDICVEIDRPSIFTLVHIKEELEKLLKCPVDVVRLRNNMDELLRGCINKDGIYV, from the coding sequence ATGTTGACTACTGTAGAATATTTATCTTTGCTTCGTGAATATATGCGAAAGAATGCTGCTGAATATGGTATTTCTCGCATGGGGATATTGGGTTCCGTTGCTCGTGGTGAACAACATGAGGGTAGTGATGTCGATATTTGTGTTGAAATTGATAGACCTTCTATCTTTACTTTAGTTCATATTAAAGAAGAATTGGAAAAACTATTGAAATGCCCTGTTGATGTGGTTCGATTGCGAAATAATATGGATGAATTATTGAGAGGGTGTATCAATAAAGATGGAATTTATGTGTAA
- the cysC gene encoding adenylyl-sulfate kinase — protein sequence MEEKNHIYPIFDRMMTRQDKEELLGQHSVMIWFTGLSGSGKSTVAIALERELHKRGLLCRILDGDNIRSGINNNLGFSETDRVENIRRIAEVSKLFLDSGIITIAAFISPNNDIREMAANIIGKDDFLEIFVSTPLEECERRDVKGLYAKARKGEIKNFTGISAPFEIPEHPALSLDTSKLSLEESVNRLLELILPKVKNVK from the coding sequence ATGGAAGAAAAGAATCATATATATCCTATATTTGACCGCATGATGACACGGCAAGACAAAGAAGAACTTTTGGGACAGCATAGTGTCATGATATGGTTTACCGGACTGAGCGGGTCGGGGAAAAGTACAGTTGCCATTGCATTGGAACGCGAACTGCATAAGCGTGGACTGCTTTGCCGTATTCTGGACGGGGATAATATCCGTAGCGGAATTAATAATAATTTGGGCTTTTCGGAAACCGACCGGGTGGAGAACATTCGCCGTATAGCCGAAGTGTCAAAGTTGTTTTTGGACAGCGGCATTATAACAATTGCTGCTTTTATCAGTCCGAATAATGATATTCGCGAAATGGCAGCGAATATAATCGGAAAGGATGATTTTCTGGAGATTTTCGTAAGTACTCCGTTGGAGGAGTGTGAGAGACGCGATGTAAAGGGGTTGTATGCGAAAGCCCGCAAAGGAGAAATAAAGAATTTTACGGGAATCTCCGCGCCTTTTGAGATACCGGAACATCCGGCTTTGTCGTTGGATACTTCTAAACTAAGTCTGGAAGAATCTGTGAATCGTTTGCTGGAGCTGATTTTACCTAAAGTGAAGAATGTGAAATGA
- a CDS encoding phage holin family protein, with protein sequence MFADDKSIENFQQLFFEFKKYLELQKEYTKLELTEKLTILFSTLIMILVLIILGMVALFYLLFALAYILEPLVGGLMASFAIIAGINIVLIFLVIIFRKQLIISPMVNFLANLFLTDSNK encoded by the coding sequence ATGTTTGCAGACGATAAAAGTATTGAGAATTTCCAGCAGTTATTTTTCGAGTTCAAGAAATATTTAGAACTTCAGAAAGAATACACCAAATTAGAATTAACGGAAAAGTTAACCATACTATTCTCAACGTTAATCATGATATTAGTACTTATTATCTTAGGCATGGTAGCCCTGTTTTACCTGCTTTTTGCATTGGCTTACATATTAGAGCCATTGGTCGGTGGTCTCATGGCTAGTTTTGCCATTATTGCCGGTATCAACATCGTCCTTATCTTCCTAGTTATTATTTTCCGCAAGCAGCTCATCATCTCTCCGATGGTGAACTTCCTCGCTAATTTATTTTTAACCGATTCAAATAAATAA